Part of the Vibrio celticus genome, CCACCGCAACAGATCTTTGAATATCATGTGGTTACGCTAACATTTGCTCAAAAATAACACGAATTGATCTAACTTGTTGCTACTTACACTTTTAAGCAGTGCTCATGGTATAACACCAACCTCATTCATATCTTATTTTCATCACTAGCCGATGAATATTTACATGCACACATATTTGATACATATGTCAATGATAATCCCATTAAAATCCTTTAATCAACACCTCATGATAAACATCACCCTTTCCCTATTTTAAATATCCCATCTTAAAGTTTCATTATTTAAATTCCGTAACAGAATAAATTAAAGTCAATTATTTAACAAATATAGTTAATTCTATCATTGATTAATTTAATTAAATCACCAAAACAATAATCCGTTTAAATTATATTAATATCACATAAACTGACATAATTTAATTTTATCCTGAAAAATTCTGATAAATCTGACACATAGATAATCTGAATGAATACCATCAGAAGCTACATTAGAAACCTCTAAATCCAGTCGCTAAACCTACCGCGTAGAAGCTGTGAAATGGATAAATACCAAAACAAATGGATAAATCCCCTTTACCCCTTGTAAATCATTGGCTTTCATTTATAAATTCAACTTTTGGGTGAACATCTCCATAACCTTTCATTAAAGCCCAAATTCTGCGATTAGTATCAACATCTTAAGAGAAAATGGTGACATTTTGGTTATATTATTTAGATCGAACTCTTGTGTTGAATGACAATCCCAGCCATCACATATCCATCACACAAATATAATAACTATCGCTTAGGAGTTGAGCTATGCACTGTTCTTTCAATATAAATAACAATAATGAGAGCTTGCAACTGATCTACAATGAAGAAAAAATATACATAAAAAGAGACAGTAATAAGATATCAGAGGAAACTCTTAATAGTAAAGAGAGTTTTGTTTTCAAATACCTTATTGAACACTCGTCAATATCAAACCCTCAATCTGCACGAGATGTTGAAGAATCTTTTAAATTACATTTTGACGAAGAGTTTAGCTTATACGCGTTAAAAAACATTATTGCTTCTATAAGAAAGAAATATCGAAGCTTATGTAAAAAAGCGAAGGTAGATAATAATAGCGAACTTATCTCTAACCTTTATCATAGACTGAACCTTAAGCATTAAGACCAGCATAAATCCCGTCTAACGTGATGTTTTTCTTTGACTTCCTCTGGGCGGACTTTTGTGCGTTCTTAAATATATAGCTAGAGGCCCATTCCAGTTTATTACCTATTTCTGACCATGCCTTGTGGCTGATACATTCAAATATGGGCAACAGCCACACATCCACATTTTTTGCCGCCTTAAACAGCGAGACCGATGGCATTATCTGAAGCGCAGTACTGCGCCTGATGATCAGCGAGAGTAAACTGGCCCAGATAAGCCCATCAACGATGGCCTTTTGTGCGGTGACAAATCGTTGCCAGTTTGTGTGAGATTTTAATTCTTTAAAAAGCAACTCCACCTGCCATCGACAGCGGTAGATCGCCATTATGTCATCAGCAGTATAGGTACCTGAAGGCAAGTTAGTTAACCAAATACAGAATCGCTTTTCTTCTGCAAACCAACGTCTTACCACTCTAAATTCTTGCTTACCACTACGAACTTTAAGGTCGAGTACCTGTGAGCGATTAGTACCTCGAGTGATGTCTTTGAGCTTCTTTCCTTCTAGTTTAGATAAATGCCGGCCCTGACCGTTTCTCGCTTCTATAACATGAGGATTCAGGGACTTTGCTCCTCGAAAAATATAGAAACCACCATACAGTTCAAGCTCAGTAAAGAATTGGAAGTCAGGGTACCCTGCGTCAGCCAACAACAATTTGTTACTCATTGTTTTGGGGGGCGGGCAAAAAGTCTCTTTCTGATGCTGTATCAGCGCTGATGCTCATTGCGACTGGAGAAAAGCTTTTTTAAAGACATTGTCATATGGCATTCAACTGCGGCTGGATTGCGTTTAAATCGGCTCGGGTAAACGTTCGAAAGGTCACGATGAATGTGGAAAGAGCTACCATCTTGAAGCAGCACATCATCAAAGGTAGCGAGTTTATCTGGTAGGTTGGCACTCTGCTGGCGAGCAAACTGAGCTATCGCTCGCATGGCCAATTGGCGCATGAATATCGGAAATTCTTCTTTCTTAACTGGTTATGGTAGGGCTTATAAGCCACAGTATCTTTAGCGCTTAAGCACATCCCATTGAATTGCCTTAGTAAATCGGCAATAGATGAGCAGTTTCCTTTGCTCAAAGCGGCCACTAGGCTTACTACTAGCTGGTCGGGTAAGATAGCCCGACATCGCTTCATAAGTCCTGTACTTTTCGCCATTTTTTGAAGGCTATCAGCATTAAAGAATTGCTTAAACTGCTTTTGTAGGGAGATAATCGTCATCGGCTTCACGGTTGATATGGGTGGTTTGTTTGGCGACGATTATCTGATCATAAATGAAGCCTTTTTTCTATCTAAATAAATAGCTTAGAGCTTAAGATCCTGTCTATGTAACCTTTATAAGGTAGGTTACTTTATCGATCTCGATAAAAGCTCAACCAACCGTATCGCACCTAAGTACGACATCAACCAGTTCAAGCCCAGCCAGTTCGAGATGTTGAAACTGATGTTCAACACCTATCATAGAGAACTGATTAAGGCTCTGATAACCGTGTTCACCATCTCTTCATTTTTCCTCTTCGTTGTCTACTTTTTCCAAATCCTTTATACGACGAAGATTGCAGATGAATACAGCGAAAACACCAAACATATTGTTGAAGAAATCATGCTCTATGGTTGCGATAACCAAGGGGCTGTGCACTCATTAAGGCATTCGCTCAACCTAGATTCTGTCATCATGACTACGTCTTATGGTTCATGTTATATCTCCAAAACACGATCGAAAATGGTAGACCTTGATCAAGTTGATGACTTTTACGATAGTGCCGATTTCGCTTATTCACGTTTCGCAGACACTAAGCATGACATTGACCTTACGGTGCGTATTTCTACACGCTCTATTGAAGCTCGATACAAGAACTCACTATTGCCGCTGTTAGTCGACTCGGTCTCGATCCAGAAGAATGGTTATTACATTCTGAACCTTGGTGAAGAAAGTAAAGCTATCTATCAAACATCACTGCCAACCGGTGCAACCATTACCTTTTACAGTGACGATATTACCGTACTGTGGACTGCGCTTTCTCTGATTCTCGCCACACTGCTTTATCGTTCCTATATTCTGGGCTTTATGATCTACCTGTTTCGTTGGAAACACATCTCCTTTGAAGAAGAGCCCATCATCAACACCGAAGACAACAGCGTCCTGTATTACGAGTTGTTATCTCGAGTTCGTAACGTCGGCGTTTTAAGCTTCATTAACACAATGAGACGCACCAATTTACTCACCTTTCACACTATCTTGCTCATCGAGACGGTCAGAAAAGCCAAATTACACAACAGCCATGAGATCTATGGTGTCAACGTGTGTCCGAGCGCTTTGGTGGGGTCGAACTTCGCAAGGCTCAGAGAGCATTTGGCCGCGATGGAAGCGAATGAATTTGTCGTCGAGATTACTGAATATTCGAATATTGGCTATGGATGTGAGGTTATCGATAACATTAAGGATATCAAAAAGCTTGGTATTACCATCGCTCTGGATGACTTTGGTACGGGTAATAACAACATCGAAATCATCAATGTTATCTCTCCGACCTATCTAAAACTGGATCGTTGCTTTGTTAAGGATATCGAGTCAGGAGAGCACCATCAGGGTGTATTGCTTAATATCTCTGAGATTGGACGCTTATCAAATATCACGATGATTTATGAAGGTGTCGAGACGCGCAGGCAGCAATATATCTTGTGCCAGCTAGGCTACAACTTACATCAAGGCTATCTGTATAGCCGGCCCAATGACTCAGAGGAGCAATAGGCCCCCCTATTAGAAATCTTGATGAGCAACCATTTCCTATTCAAATAATCATCGCTCATACAGCTGCTTGAAAGCCCACAAGGACGTAGGCTTCAAGTACCCTCCCCGCCAAACATGCTTTATCCAACTATAAAAATATCCGATCCATTTTCATAAAATCCTTGCCAATTCGAATAAAAAGGTTAGTGTTATACACATGTATATCACCATGCAGTTTTAATTATGACCGAATGGAAAGACGACCAACCGATCTTTAGGCAGCTTGCCTCAAAGATCAGTGACCAAATTCTTCAAGGTGTTTGGTTAGAGCAACAAGCATTACCCTCTGTGCGCGCGGTTGCTGCCGATCTCAAGATCAACCACCTTACTGTCATGAAAAGCTATCAGTTACTGGTGGATGAAGACTTGGTAGAGAAAAAACGCGGCCAAGGCATGTATGTGGCCGAAGGGGCACTTCAAAAATTGAAAGAGTCTGCACACCAATCATTCATCAACACACAGATCCCAGCCATCGCTGAGACGCTAGGCATCATTGATATGAGTGTCGAAGAACTCGTGAAACAGCTAGCACAACATATAAAGGACAAGTCATGAGTACGTTACTTTCCGTGAAAAACGTAACCAAAACCTATTCAAATCAAGTGGGTGTCGAAAATATCAGCTTTGAGTTAAAGCCAGGGCAAGTACTTGGTCTGCTTGGCCACAATGGCGCGGGTAAATCGACTCTGATCAAATCACTGCTTGGTGGACACAACTATCAAGGTGAGATTGAAGTAAACGGCTACCACCCTATCCACCAGCACGCAGAGCTCATGCAGCACTTGTCGTACATCTCAGATGTTAACGTGTTACCAGAGTGGATGACGGTTAAACAACTGCTTCGATACACACAAGGTGTGCACCCTAGCTTCAACAAGCAAAAAGCAGAACAGACGTTAAGCAGCACCAATATTAAGTTGTCTTCTACTATCAAGCAGCTTTCTAAAGGAATGAAAGTACAACTTCACCTTGCGATCATCATCGCGACTGACACTCAAGTGTTGATCTTAGATGAGCCTACACTGGGCTTAGATTTGCTGTACCGCGATACTTTTTATCGCCACCTACTAGAATGGTTCCACGACGGCGAACGCGCCATGATCATTGCAAGCCATGAGGTTTCAGAAATTGAACACCTATTAACGGATGTACTGATTTTGAAGCAAGGTCATTGTGTCCTGCAAAAAAGCATGGAAGACATCGAGAGCGACTATTTCATTATTGAAGTCGCAAACAACCATTCAAGCGAGATTCAGAAACTCAACCCACTGACCTCACAATCAGGGCTAGGCACTACTAAGTGGTTATTAGAAGGTCAATACAAAGCGCAGGTTGAATCACTGGGTAACATCTATAACGTTGGTCTCGCAGATCTATTCCTTGCAACACAGACGGAGAAGGCATAATGCATCCAAGTTTTTACATGCTAGAAAAAGAACTCATCGAGCACAAAGTTAACACTCGATTGCCTCTGTTTGTCGCGTTATGTGGTTTCTTACTGTTCGTTGGTCTGTTCTTTAATGGCGCAGCACAACATGAGTTTTTCTTTGAAATGCAAGTGAACGGTGACGTGAGCGACATCCACAGAGAGTTCGCACAAGATCTCAACTCAGTGATCTACTTTGGTGCGGGCCTTATTTCACTGATCCTGTCGACGCTATATATCCCTAAAACGCTGCGTAAAGAGCGCCAAGAAGGCAGTTCGATGTTTTGGAGAAGTATGCCGGTATCTAACGCAATGACTCACGGCGTGAAGCTAGGATTCGGTTTAGTGGTTATTCCGGCTATCTGTGCATTGTTAGTGCTGTTCGCAGATTTTCTATTCTGGATATTGAACGTCTCAAGTGAACAACAACTGGCGCTATTGGTTGAGCAGCAATCTCTGTTTTATGTGCTGAGCAACTGGGTCGTGTTTTTTGGACGAATGATGTTAGTTGCACTGGTTTTATTGCCACTGGCAACCGTCACTCTAGCGATTTCGCAGCTGGTAAACTCTCCATTGCTTGTCATTTTCATCTCAAGCTATGCGATTAAGTTCCTCTCTGTCGCCGTTTTTGGGTTCTATGGCATCAATGACTTCCTATCTCTCATCGCGTCATTGCCAATGAATGTGCTCATAGCAAGCAACCCATTAAGTGCGATTGCAGAAGCGCCGATTTTATCTCTAGGTATTTACGCACTGATCGGTGTTGGTGGCTATCTGCTGAGCCTAAAGCTGAACCGAACCGATGATGTCAGTTTGAAGACGCTCTTCCAACGTTAACGCATTCGCTCCTGACGTTGGTGTTATCTCTCCCGAGCAGGTAACCACATCAGATATCAAAATCTAAATCAAAGCTTCTGAGAAATCGGGAGCTTTTTTTGATCACGACTTTGCGAATACAGAGATGGGTAACAAGAACAAAGAGACAGAGGGGTTTTAGTTAGGAGTAACAGAGTGAAGCAACAAGAGAATCTAAGAGGAGGTATTAATGAGCTGACATTGAATGCATTGTTGTTAATGCCTGTCAGCTCTTTGGAGGATGATTTCTTTAGTCGCCGACCAGATGAAGATCCTTGAGAGTGCTAATGAAATCGATTTGTAGCGTTTTACATTTGATTAAGCTTTTCAGCTTTTTTTATCTTAAAGCTTTACGATTTAAAGCTTATTTCTTTGAAGCTTCTTTCGCTGTGTCTTTCCAGTATTGGATGCGAACGCGATGAAGCTGTGCTCTTCTCATTTTTTTCATAAGGGATATTTCCTTTTCTTTAACTGCTCTTCATGAGCTATTTTTATTGCCAACCATTCGAATCTAACGGTGTTTGATGTCCAGATCAATGATACAAATCACAAAATTTATAGAGTTTTGAGTACCATTTACATCAAAGTATGACCTAGCTATCAACTATGGCTCAATTCAATCCTATGAGCCGCTCTTCAAAATTAAGGTTAGTTCTCTCAGATGACAAATTCATTTCAGTATCAATACAGTTCAATGATACTAATTTAATAGACCGGACCAACGCGGATTTAGTTCCAGCATCTTATCTTTTATTACTCGCCTTACCCATAAAGTTACAGCGTAACTAGGCCTATATTCAATGTGAACAATTAATCGCCACATTAGCCTATACGTCACAACATCAAAATGGGATTATGTTTGTAACGGGTGGAACTTTTGATAGAAAAAAGCCGTAGTGAATAAAATTAAATGGACGTAATTATGAGTAAAGTAATTCTGCAAGGGCATATTCTAGTGCCAGACAACGACCTAAAAGCCGTCACACAAGCCTTGGTTGTACACAAAGAACTGACACTGGAAGAACCTGGTTGTATCGTGTTTCGAGTCAGTCAGAGCACGCTTCAACCTAATCGCTTTGAAGTGTATGAAGAATTCACTAGCCGAGAAGCATTCGAAGCGCACCAACAGCGAGTCAAAGCCTCTGAATGGGGTGAAATCTCCAAGAATGTGACTCGTCATTATCAAGTCACCGATGTTCCGACATCATAATGATACATCCGCTAGCCAACAGTATCGTCACGTTGATCAAACAAGATCCCTTACGAATGCAGGTTTTAGACTGTGTCGCTCAGCTGGATTTGCCGCAGTGCTATGTTGCTGCGGGCTTTGTGAGAAACCTCGTTTGGGATCACCTACATTGTTATGCCTCCCCGACTCCACTCAATGATATTGATGTGATCTACTTTGATCCCATTGATACCTCTTACGAATCGGAGCTTAGATACGAGGCTCAGCTTAAACAACGGTTACCCGAACTGAATTGGCAAGTTCGCAATCAAGCCTGCATGCACACCAGAAATGGGGATGAACCTTACCAAGGCTCATTGGATGCGATGAGTTATTGGCCAGAGAAAGAAACCGCCGTCGCCGTAAAGCAAAGCCTCAATGGAGACATCGAATGTATTTCGTCTTTTGGTTTAGAGAGTTTGTTTGATTTGCAAATCACACCCAACCCAAAGCGTAACCGAGATATCTTTGATCAAAGAGTACAATCCAAGAACTGGCTGACCCAGTGGCCCAAGTTAACGATTAGTCACAGTGAACTAGCTTTCGAATTCAAACGCTAAAACCATTGACTAAAATCCCAATCAGATCGAACATGCCCCACTTATTAACTTATTAACTTATTAACTTATTAACTTAGTAACTTAGTTAGTAACTAACCAACTCATCAACCGCGCGTGGCGACTAGCAGCTACGCTCTCTCGTCATACTGAGTAACGACCATGAACCAACAATACATGCTGCAAGCACTCGAAGCTTCGCGCCAAGCCTTACCTGATTGCCAACCAAACCCGCCAGTAGGCTGCGTTTTGGTAAAGAACGATAAGGTGGTATCTGTTGGGTACACGCAAAAAGTCGGTGGAAACCACGCCGAGGTTGAAGCACTGAATAGCTATGACAGCGAAACGGACGGAGAAATGGAAGGGGTTACCGCTTACGTAACTTTAGAGCCATGTTCATTTGTTGGCAGAACACCCGCTTGCGCCAATACATTGGTTAAAGCCGGTGTAAAACACGTAGTAGTAGCAATGCTAGACCCTGACCCTCGCAATAATGGCCGTGGTGTTGCGATCCTTGAATCGCACGGCGTGAAGGTGGATGTGGGGTTATGCCAAGCGCAAGTAAGCGCCTTTTTAACCCCTTACCTTGGTAAGTCCTAGATCTTAAACAGCCAGTGCTAGTTCAATTTCACGCGGTAAAGCGGATTGACTGGCTTATCGACAAAGTATGACCAAATATGATCGTAGACGGCATGTTGGTTGGGGAACGGCGCAAGTGCTTTCGCTTCCTCTAAATCGCACCAGCAGTACTCTGTATGTTCGTCATTCAGTTCAATCGCTTGGTTGGGTGGGCATAGCACCGCAAACACAGGGATTAGCTGAATCACATTAACGTGAGCCTCGTAAAACTGCTCCAGAAACTGCGCGTTATACAAAGCTTCCACTTTAATTTGGGTCTCTTCTTCAAATTCGCGCACGATAGCCTGCCAACCTGTTTCGCCCGCTTCAATCGAGCCTGCGACATGGCACCAAAACTCGCCCTTCACACGCTTCATTATTAGCATTTTCATTTGTCCGTCGATCTCTGAAATAGCGACACCGGATACAATCGAAGTATTGAGTGGAATCATAGCGTTACCTTAGGTTGAACAAGAGGGCGGCAAGGCTACCACTCTTCGTTTGTGAAGTTACCTTCTATGATTAAAAACGAGAAGTTACTCATCAATTAATGAAGTTCAAGCCATAGCTCATGGGTTCAGTGTTAACCATCTCGCTTAGCTATCCAGTAATAGAACCATTTCTTATTTGAGGCGTATTTCGATAAAGAGTAGAATCGCCGCCTTGTACTGTGTTTAAAGCCTTTAAACATACACAGTAGACTCACAACCATTTATCACCACGATATAAGTAGTAAGACGACAATATGCACTCATCCAAACCAACGCACGTCTCAGAAAACAGCCACACACCTGAGCATTGCTTCACTCGCTTTCAACAGCCGATCGAGTCATATTCGTTGCCTGAGCGTTTCACCTTCCCGTTCTATTATGAACCACACGCACTGTGTGAAATCGCTTCTCATCAGCTTCAACAATATCTAGAAACTCAAACCGACTGGCAGCATGACTTCGGACTGGATTCTGACGCTGGTCGCGGCAAAATGTTTGGTGTGTTACTGGTGAAAAGCCCTGAAGGTGAATTGGGTTACTTCTCTGCTTTCTCTGGAAAAATCGCCGACCAAAACCTACTGCCCCATTTTGTGCCACCCGTATTCGACATGTTGAGCAGCGACAGCTTTTTCCATCAAGACACAGCCGACATGATGGCTGTGAATGCGAAGTTTAAAGCGCTGCAAGCAAACGCTGATTACCTTGAACTGTGCGAGCAACTGGCACAACAAAAAGCACAAGCTGAACAAGAGATCGAAGCGCAACGTCTGTTGATTATAGAAGGCCGAAAAACACGTAAAGAACAACGTGAACAAGGTAAAGAAAGCCTTGATGAGCAAGCCTTCGAACAGCTAAATAACGAGTTAAACAAGGCCAGTGTTGCCGACAAAAATCAGCAAAAATATCTTAAGCTCAACTGGGAACAGACTCTGCAAGTGTTGCAGGCTAAAGTTGATGTGTTCACTAATCAATTAGCTGAACTCAAAGAGCAAAGAGCACACCTTTCTCATCAGCTTCAACACAAGTTGTTTTCACAATACGCTTTCCAAAATGCGGAAGGAAACATTGAGGATCTGAACCAGATCTTTGAAGACACCCCAAACAAGATACCACCAGCGGGTTCTGGCGAATGTGCCGCGCCCAAGCTGCTGCAATACGCGTATTTGAACGGTTACACACCGCTGGCATTGGCTGAATTTTGGTGGGGTCGCTCACCGAAGTCTGAAATCCGTAAACACAAGAAATACTACGCGTCTTGCCAAAGTAAATGTGTACCGATTTTAGGCCATATGATGAAAGGCCTAGAGGTGGATCCAAACCCATTGCTAGAGAACCCAGCAGAAGGAAAAGACCTCGATATCCTGTTCCAAGATGAACACATCGTTGTAGTCCACAAACCAGCAGGTTTTCTATCCGTGCCAGGTAAAAACATTAAAGATTCCGCCTACACACGTGTTCAAGAAATGCACCAAGATGTTGAAGGGCCATTTGTTATCCACCGTTTGGATATGGCGACCTCAGGCATTCTGATATTTGCTCTAACACGACGTGCGAACAAAAGCTTACAGAAGCAGTTCATTACTCGTGAAGTTGAGAAGCGATATGTCGCAATGATTGAAGGTGTACTAGACCAAGACGAAGGCTATATTCGACTGCCATTGCGTGGTGACTTGTATGACCGCCCTCGTCAGATTGTTTGCTTCGAACACGGCAAGCCTGCAGAAACCAAATGGGAAGTGATTGAGCGAAACGAGCAAACCACTAAGGTTTACCTGCACCCTAAAACAGGCCGTACACACCAGTTACGTGTTCACTGTTCACACCAAGAAGGGCTTAACATGCCTATCGTGGGTGACGGCCTATATGGCAATAAAGCCGACCGACTGCACCTACACGCAGAAAGACTTGCACTGCACCACCCAGTCACCAAAGAGTGGATGGAGTTCCAGTTCGACGCTGAATTCTAAAATCTCTCATTAGTATCGAGCTTTAAAAAAGGAGTCACACCGCTTGTGGCTCCTACCTCTTTTGGGTATATCTCCACGCTTATTGCACTACATCAAGATTCACTTTGTTGTGAAGAGTAGCATGCCCTCCTTCTTCTCTCCTTGAGGCCTTTGATATGTCATCAGCTGCTTTGAATATACAACCCAACACAACTACGTCTTCCGTGATCACTTCGCAAGCACTAAGCTTGAAACCACTCACAGACAAAAAGCCAGACCTAAATTCAGCAATGCTGAGCCTAATTGAAGAAGTTAAAAACGAACTCCCACTTTACGAATCAGAGACGTTTATCTGTGGGCCAAAAGGAAACTGTTCGGGTTGCTCTAAAAAGCTACTAGAAATGGTCGACAGTGAGTTGATGTACTGGGAGCACAGTATTTCAATTGGCCAAGGCCCCAACTTCGAAGAACTGCGCCGTTTTGGTAAGCTATGCAGTAGCGTTAGACGCGGTTTAGAGCGTAACGGTTTAGTCGAAAAACGCCCAAAGAAAAGATAACAAGCCAACTCGATAATCATTACAATGTGTCGCTGGCGATCACAAGCCACCCTGCTACTAACTGATTGAACTCGTTAGCTATAAAAGCAATAATGTTTTGTAATACAATTCAGTGCACAGACCGACTTCGTAGATTCGAACTCATAGAGATAAGTTCATCGATACTTTCAGCATATTCTTGAACGACTCTATCCTTCTTGTCTGACGTGCCTTAGCCTTCTGTATAGCAATATCACATCAATTAAAAACCTATTTTGGACAACGGAGAGCCACCTTGAAGAGACCACAACCAGTACTGGGAAAGACCGGTATGCTATTTTTTCTCGTCATAATAAGTGCTTTCCCTCCATTGACCATCGACCTTTACTTACCTGCACTCCCGCAGATGGTCGAGGTGTTTAATACTGACCGATCAATGGTCAACCTAACCCTGAGCAGCTACTTCGTTACTTACGCCATCGGTCTTTTGTTCTGGGGGCCACTCAGCGAAAAATTTGGTCGTAAGCCGATCCTATTAATTGGATTAGCGGGTTATATGGTCGCGAGCATATTGTGTGCGATGACCAATAGCATCGAACAGTTAATTGGCGCTCGTGTATTCCAAGCCTTTGCTGGCAGTGCTATCACCGTTATCGCTACCGCCATTGTCAAAGATCTTTATGACGGCCGAGAACGTGAAAAGATCATGGCGACTATCATGTCACTGGTGATCATCGCACCAATGGTTGCGCCTGTATTTGGTGCCTTTCTACTGAAAATTGCTTCTTGGCGAATGATGTTTGTCACGCTCGCCATTTTTGGTGCATTTGCGTCAGTATTAGCTTGCTGCTACCGAGAAACACTCGAAAACAAATACCAAGGTTCTATATTCCGCTCATGGGGAAGAATGGGCGTGGTCATGAAAAACCGCTCGTTCGTCAAGCTGCTGGTCATTTTCTCTATCATACCGATGGCGTTGATGGGCTTTCTTGCGGCGGGTTCTTATATCTACATCGATCACTTTGGATTGACCGAACAACAGTTTAGTTACGCGTTCGCATTCAATGCACTGTGCGCCTCATTTGGTCCAACAATTTACATGAAGTTGTCCTACCGAATGCCGGTTCAAAAGGTCATCTCAGGATGTTTTGCTTTATTAGCGCTTGCGGGAATCTTCACCCTAACCATTGGTGACCTGTCCCCTTGGTTCTTTATGTTCATCGCTGCACCAGCGACACTGATGGCGATCATCATGCGAGTACCGGGCACCAACTTGATGTTGAACCAGCAAGATCATGACACGGGCTCTGCCGTCGCACTGATTCAGTTCTTCAGCATGATTTGTGGCTCGCTAGGCATGGTATTAGTGTCAATCCGTCCAGAGTCGCTGATTGAAAACCTCGGCTTTATCCAATTATCCATCGGTACGCTAGGCGGCCTGATGTGGCTAATGGTCAGAAACAAAGAGTTCGTGACTAATAAGCTGAATTAAGCCCTTCCAAGATAATCACTGACAGTATGATTCGATAAACCTGAGGAATGGAGACTAATTAAAATCATTCCTCAGATAGAAATCTAGAGCGAAACCTTGAGGGTGTTAAGCCAATGATTTTCATAAAGACTTTTCGGAAGCTGTTTACGTCCTCATAACCAACTAGGTAGCTGATCTGCTCAACCGGTTTGTAGGAGCTTTCCAATAGCTCGCACGCACTTTGAATACGTATGTGTTGGATATAATTGATAGGCGTAAAGTTGGTCGCTTTGGTAAATTGTCGGAT contains:
- a CDS encoding nucleotidyltransferase family protein, which encodes MIHPLANSIVTLIKQDPLRMQVLDCVAQLDLPQCYVAAGFVRNLVWDHLHCYASPTPLNDIDVIYFDPIDTSYESELRYEAQLKQRLPELNWQVRNQACMHTRNGDEPYQGSLDAMSYWPEKETAVAVKQSLNGDIECISSFGLESLFDLQITPNPKRNRDIFDQRVQSKNWLTQWPKLTISHSELAFEFKR
- a CDS encoding ABC transporter ATP-binding protein, encoding MSTLLSVKNVTKTYSNQVGVENISFELKPGQVLGLLGHNGAGKSTLIKSLLGGHNYQGEIEVNGYHPIHQHAELMQHLSYISDVNVLPEWMTVKQLLRYTQGVHPSFNKQKAEQTLSSTNIKLSSTIKQLSKGMKVQLHLAIIIATDTQVLILDEPTLGLDLLYRDTFYRHLLEWFHDGERAMIIASHEVSEIEHLLTDVLILKQGHCVLQKSMEDIESDYFIIEVANNHSSEIQKLNPLTSQSGLGTTKWLLEGQYKAQVESLGNIYNVGLADLFLATQTEKA
- a CDS encoding Bcr/CflA family efflux MFS transporter, which translates into the protein MKRPQPVLGKTGMLFFLVIISAFPPLTIDLYLPALPQMVEVFNTDRSMVNLTLSSYFVTYAIGLLFWGPLSEKFGRKPILLIGLAGYMVASILCAMTNSIEQLIGARVFQAFAGSAITVIATAIVKDLYDGREREKIMATIMSLVIIAPMVAPVFGAFLLKIASWRMMFVTLAIFGAFASVLACCYRETLENKYQGSIFRSWGRMGVVMKNRSFVKLLVIFSIIPMALMGFLAAGSYIYIDHFGLTEQQFSYAFAFNALCASFGPTIYMKLSYRMPVQKVISGCFALLALAGIFTLTIGDLSPWFFMFIAAPATLMAIIMRVPGTNLMLNQQDHDTGSAVALIQFFSMICGSLGMVLVSIRPESLIENLGFIQLSIGTLGGLMWLMVRNKEFVTNKLN
- a CDS encoding putative quinol monooxygenase, with protein sequence MSKVILQGHILVPDNDLKAVTQALVVHKELTLEEPGCIVFRVSQSTLQPNRFEVYEEFTSREAFEAHQQRVKASEWGEISKNVTRHYQVTDVPTS
- a CDS encoding RluA family pseudouridine synthase gives rise to the protein MHSSKPTHVSENSHTPEHCFTRFQQPIESYSLPERFTFPFYYEPHALCEIASHQLQQYLETQTDWQHDFGLDSDAGRGKMFGVLLVKSPEGELGYFSAFSGKIADQNLLPHFVPPVFDMLSSDSFFHQDTADMMAVNAKFKALQANADYLELCEQLAQQKAQAEQEIEAQRLLIIEGRKTRKEQREQGKESLDEQAFEQLNNELNKASVADKNQQKYLKLNWEQTLQVLQAKVDVFTNQLAELKEQRAHLSHQLQHKLFSQYAFQNAEGNIEDLNQIFEDTPNKIPPAGSGECAAPKLLQYAYLNGYTPLALAEFWWGRSPKSEIRKHKKYYASCQSKCVPILGHMMKGLEVDPNPLLENPAEGKDLDILFQDEHIVVVHKPAGFLSVPGKNIKDSAYTRVQEMHQDVEGPFVIHRLDMATSGILIFALTRRANKSLQKQFITREVEKRYVAMIEGVLDQDEGYIRLPLRGDLYDRPRQIVCFEHGKPAETKWEVIERNEQTTKVYLHPKTGRTHQLRVHCSHQEGLNMPIVGDGLYGNKADRLHLHAERLALHHPVTKEWMEFQFDAEF
- a CDS encoding NUDIX hydrolase codes for the protein MIPLNTSIVSGVAISEIDGQMKMLIMKRVKGEFWCHVAGSIEAGETGWQAIVREFEEETQIKVEALYNAQFLEQFYEAHVNVIQLIPVFAVLCPPNQAIELNDEHTEYCWCDLEEAKALAPFPNQHAVYDHIWSYFVDKPVNPLYRVKLN
- a CDS encoding bifunctional diaminohydroxyphosphoribosylaminopyrimidine deaminase/5-amino-6-(5-phosphoribosylamino)uracil reductase RibD, with the protein product MNQQYMLQALEASRQALPDCQPNPPVGCVLVKNDKVVSVGYTQKVGGNHAEVEALNSYDSETDGEMEGVTAYVTLEPCSFVGRTPACANTLVKAGVKHVVVAMLDPDPRNNGRGVAILESHGVKVDVGLCQAQVSAFLTPYLGKS
- a CDS encoding GntR family transcriptional regulator; the protein is MTEWKDDQPIFRQLASKISDQILQGVWLEQQALPSVRAVAADLKINHLTVMKSYQLLVDEDLVEKKRGQGMYVAEGALQKLKESAHQSFINTQIPAIAETLGIIDMSVEELVKQLAQHIKDKS